One genomic segment of Bradyrhizobium diazoefficiens includes these proteins:
- a CDS encoding transporter substrate-binding domain-containing protein, whose product MTTKTLLGTAAALLGLVMVAATPASADLLDDITQAKKIRISTDLAIPPSGMMDSSMKPTGSDVEVAQLLAKDWGLELEFVQTTGATRIPNVLTGKADIIISTLSVTAERAKVIDFTKRYATLQSDVGCLKSSSVKDWSDLKDKPIGVSRGTTQDTTLSNMKDKGLKIARYDDDATMVTAAVSGQVDCVASSATIINQIGVKNPSRVFESRIPLATFDLAIGLKKGEQRLMDKLNAWITENVKNGKLNAIYKKFHGVDLPPEMRS is encoded by the coding sequence ATGACAACCAAGACACTGCTGGGCACCGCCGCCGCGCTGCTGGGACTCGTCATGGTCGCGGCCACGCCGGCATCGGCCGATCTGCTCGACGACATCACCCAGGCCAAGAAGATCCGGATTTCGACCGATCTCGCCATCCCGCCCTCGGGCATGATGGATAGCAGCATGAAGCCGACCGGCTCGGATGTCGAAGTGGCGCAGCTGCTCGCCAAGGACTGGGGTCTCGAGCTCGAATTCGTCCAGACCACCGGCGCGACCCGTATCCCGAACGTCCTCACCGGGAAGGCCGACATCATCATCTCGACCCTGTCGGTGACGGCCGAGCGCGCCAAGGTGATCGACTTCACCAAGCGCTACGCGACCCTGCAATCCGACGTAGGCTGCCTGAAATCGTCGTCCGTGAAGGACTGGTCCGACCTGAAGGATAAGCCGATCGGCGTCTCGCGCGGCACGACGCAGGACACCACCCTGTCCAACATGAAGGACAAGGGCCTCAAGATCGCCCGCTACGATGACGACGCCACCATGGTGACGGCAGCCGTCTCCGGCCAGGTCGATTGCGTCGCCTCGTCCGCGACGATCATCAACCAGATCGGCGTGAAGAACCCATCGCGCGTGTTCGAGTCCCGGATTCCGCTGGCAACCTTCGACCTCGCCATCGGCCTGAAAAAGGGTGAGCAGCGCCTGATGGACAAGCTCAATGCCTGGATCACCGAAAACGTCAAGAACGGCAAGCTCAACGCGATCTACAAGAAATTCCACGGCGTCGATCTGCCGCCCGAGATGCGTAGCTGA
- a CDS encoding sulfite exporter TauE/SafE family protein → MAFLFVLTVGLIAGTISGIVGTGSSIMLMPVLISAYGPKEAVPIMAVASVLANFSRILAWWREVDWRGCAAYSVTGIPAAVLGARTLLALPAHAVDLAIGIFLIAMVPVRHALARHDLKANLWHLATGGAVIGYLTGIVVSTGPLSVPLFLFYGLSKGAFLATEAASSLGLYFAKSVTFERFGALTQQVFIKGLIAGASLMAGAFIAKRFVLHLKADVFRLLMDAIMIAAGLSMLWNATQA, encoded by the coding sequence TTGGCCTTCCTCTTCGTCCTCACCGTCGGCCTCATCGCCGGCACCATCTCGGGCATCGTCGGCACCGGCTCGTCGATCATGCTGATGCCGGTGCTCATCTCGGCCTATGGACCGAAGGAAGCCGTGCCGATCATGGCGGTCGCCTCCGTGCTGGCGAACTTTTCGCGCATTTTGGCCTGGTGGCGCGAGGTCGACTGGCGGGGCTGCGCCGCCTATTCCGTAACGGGCATTCCGGCCGCAGTGCTCGGCGCGCGGACGCTGCTGGCGCTGCCTGCACACGCCGTCGATCTCGCCATCGGCATCTTCCTGATCGCGATGGTGCCGGTGCGGCACGCCCTGGCGCGGCACGATCTCAAGGCCAATCTCTGGCATCTGGCGACCGGCGGCGCCGTCATCGGCTATCTCACCGGCATCGTGGTCTCGACCGGCCCGCTGAGCGTGCCGCTGTTCCTGTTCTACGGCCTGTCCAAGGGCGCCTTCCTCGCGACCGAGGCCGCCTCCTCGCTCGGGCTTTATTTCGCGAAGTCCGTGACCTTCGAGCGCTTCGGCGCGTTGACGCAGCAGGTCTTCATCAAGGGCCTGATCGCAGGAGCCTCGCTGATGGCCGGCGCCTTCATCGCAAAACGCTTCGTGCTGCATCTGAAGGCGGACGTGTTCCGCCTGTTGATGGACGCGATCATGATCGCAGCCGGGCTCTCGATGCTGTGGAACGCCACGCAGGCGTGA
- a CDS encoding amino acid ABC transporter permease — protein sequence MGGHLNINHLMFLGQGALWTMGLSVIALIGGGIVGFVIALARISPLKAVRIASAIYVQLVQGTPLLVILFLGYFGLAAIGLKVSPLTAAGASLTLYVAAYLGEIWRGCIQSVPKPQWEAAEGLALSRTQRMMKVILPQAIRIATPPTVGFMVQIIKNTSLASVVGFVELMRSGQIVNNSLFEPFAIYAIIALTYFAMCYPLSLFSQRLERRMGRGRSNLAPA from the coding sequence ATGGGCGGACATCTCAACATCAATCATCTGATGTTCCTCGGCCAGGGCGCATTGTGGACCATGGGCCTGTCGGTGATCGCGCTCATCGGCGGCGGCATCGTCGGCTTCGTGATCGCGCTGGCGCGGATCTCACCACTCAAAGCGGTGCGGATCGCCAGCGCCATCTATGTCCAGCTGGTCCAGGGCACGCCGCTGCTCGTCATCTTGTTCCTCGGCTATTTCGGCCTCGCCGCCATCGGCCTCAAGGTTTCGCCACTCACCGCCGCCGGGGCCTCGCTGACGCTCTATGTCGCCGCCTATCTCGGCGAGATCTGGCGCGGCTGCATCCAATCGGTGCCGAAGCCGCAATGGGAAGCTGCCGAAGGCCTGGCACTGAGCCGGACGCAGCGCATGATGAAGGTGATCCTGCCGCAGGCAATCCGCATCGCGACGCCCCCGACCGTCGGCTTCATGGTTCAGATCATCAAGAACACCTCGCTCGCCTCGGTGGTCGGCTTCGTCGAGCTGATGCGCTCGGGCCAGATCGTCAACAACTCGCTGTTCGAGCCGTTCGCCATCTACGCCATCATCGCCCTCACCTATTTCGCCATGTGCTATCCCCTCTCCCTGTTCAGCCAAAGGCTGGAACGGCGGATGGGGCGTGGCAGGTCCAACCTCGCGCCAGCCTGA
- the alr gene encoding alanine racemase produces MASDPKLIPQSGLLSAEANQAAALASFGGVLTVDLDAIIANWRKLEKTAVPAECSAVIKADAYGCGAEQVARALNKAGCKTFFVATIEEARKVRGAVPEAALYVLGGYFQNTGEHYARINCRPVIGDLNELAEWDVFCRRTGWSGGAAIHIDTGMNRLGLTLSEAQAIIPRINAGDHGITLVMSHLVSAEQLNSPVNAKQLASFRAIASEFSGVPASLANSSGIFLGAPFQFDLVRPGAALYGVNPTPEADNPMQQVVDLKARIVQVRNVERGDTVGYGGTWSARRPTKLAIIAVGYADGYFRAASSNDGTRGAEVVVAGKRCPVAGRVSMDLIAIDITDLPPNAARRGHMVSLLGEGITVDELAHHFGTIGYEVLTSLGRRYARVYKGGNVAEPLAKPAQAEAAEQPPSPPRVEQPANPPPLPS; encoded by the coding sequence ATGGCGTCCGACCCGAAACTGATCCCGCAATCCGGCCTTCTCTCCGCGGAGGCCAATCAGGCTGCCGCGCTCGCCAGCTTCGGCGGCGTGCTCACCGTCGACCTCGACGCGATCATCGCCAACTGGCGCAAGCTCGAGAAGACGGCGGTGCCGGCCGAATGTTCGGCGGTGATCAAGGCCGATGCCTATGGCTGCGGCGCCGAGCAAGTCGCGCGGGCGCTGAACAAGGCCGGCTGCAAGACCTTTTTCGTCGCCACCATCGAGGAAGCCCGCAAGGTGCGTGGTGCCGTGCCGGAGGCCGCGCTCTACGTGCTCGGCGGCTATTTCCAGAACACCGGCGAGCACTATGCCAGGATCAACTGCCGGCCGGTGATCGGCGATCTCAACGAGCTCGCCGAGTGGGACGTGTTCTGCCGCCGCACCGGCTGGTCCGGCGGCGCCGCGATTCACATCGACACCGGCATGAACCGGCTCGGGCTGACGCTGTCGGAGGCGCAGGCCATCATCCCCCGCATCAATGCCGGCGATCATGGCATCACGCTGGTGATGAGCCATCTGGTCTCGGCCGAGCAGCTCAACAGCCCGGTGAACGCGAAACAGCTCGCTTCCTTCCGCGCCATCGCCAGCGAATTCTCCGGCGTGCCGGCCTCCCTCGCCAATTCCTCCGGCATCTTCCTGGGCGCGCCCTTCCAGTTCGACCTGGTACGGCCGGGCGCGGCGCTGTACGGCGTCAATCCGACGCCGGAGGCCGACAATCCGATGCAGCAGGTGGTCGACCTCAAGGCGCGCATCGTGCAGGTCCGCAATGTCGAGCGCGGCGACACCGTCGGCTATGGCGGCACCTGGAGCGCACGGCGGCCGACCAAACTGGCGATCATCGCGGTCGGCTATGCCGACGGCTATTTCCGCGCCGCCAGCTCGAACGACGGCACCCGCGGCGCCGAGGTGGTCGTCGCAGGCAAACGCTGCCCCGTCGCGGGCCGCGTCTCCATGGACTTGATCGCGATCGACATCACCGATCTGCCGCCGAACGCGGCGCGACGCGGGCATATGGTCAGCCTGCTCGGCGAAGGCATTACCGTCGACGAGCTCGCGCATCATTTCGGCACGATCGGCTATGAGGTGCTGACCAGCCTCGGCCGCCGCTACGCCCGAGTCTACAAGGGCGGCAACGTGGCGGAGCCGCTGGCAAAGCCGGCGCAGGCGGAGGCGGCCGAACAGCCGCCCTCACCGCCTCGGGTCGAGCAGCCGGCAAATCCGCCACCGCTGCCGAGCTGA
- the rpiB gene encoding ribose 5-phosphate isomerase B, which produces MRLVIGSDHAGWPLKQTVIDHIRKLGHDVLDVGSYDDKPVDFPDIARAVAQKVTSGEAARGIMVCGTGVGASIAANKMKGIRAAVCHDVHSAHQSVEHDDVNVMCIGAQIVGAWLAVDLVSSYLSAEFSTDEDFRRRVEKLRVMDEQG; this is translated from the coding sequence ATGCGTCTCGTCATCGGATCCGACCACGCCGGCTGGCCGCTCAAGCAGACCGTCATCGACCACATCCGCAAGCTTGGCCACGACGTCCTCGACGTCGGCTCCTATGACGACAAGCCGGTGGATTTTCCCGACATCGCCCGTGCGGTCGCCCAGAAGGTGACCTCGGGCGAGGCTGCACGCGGCATCATGGTGTGCGGCACCGGCGTCGGCGCCTCGATCGCCGCCAACAAGATGAAGGGCATCCGCGCCGCGGTCTGCCACGACGTGCATTCCGCGCATCAGAGCGTCGAGCATGATGATGTGAATGTCATGTGCATCGGCGCGCAGATCGTTGGTGCCTGGCTCGCGGTCGACCTCGTCTCCTCCTATTTGTCCGCCGAATTCTCCACCGACGAGGATTTCCGCCGCCGGGTCGAGAAGCTGCGGGTGATGGACGAGCAAGGCTGA
- a CDS encoding exodeoxyribonuclease III, whose amino-acid sequence MKIATFNINNINRRLPNLLAWLRTAKPDVVALQELKASDGEFPAAAIEKAGYGAVWRGQKTWNGVAILARNVEPVLTRDRLPGKPEDREARYIEAAVRGIIVASIYLPNGNPQPGPKFDYKLDWFARLKRHAKTLIKQDLPVVLAGDYNVAPTEIDIYPTRSWDKDALIQPKSRAAFASLVAHGWCDAIRELHPDERIYTFWDYKRNRWPRDAGLRLDHLLLSPALAPRLAKAGVDKTVRGEDGASDHAPAWVVLR is encoded by the coding sequence ATGAAGATTGCGACATTCAACATCAACAACATCAACCGCCGCCTGCCCAATCTGCTGGCCTGGCTGCGCACAGCGAAGCCTGATGTCGTCGCGCTTCAGGAGTTGAAGGCAAGTGATGGCGAATTTCCGGCGGCCGCGATCGAAAAGGCCGGCTATGGTGCGGTGTGGCGCGGACAGAAGACCTGGAACGGCGTCGCCATCCTCGCCCGCAACGTCGAGCCTGTGCTAACCCGCGACCGCCTGCCGGGTAAGCCTGAAGATCGCGAAGCGCGCTACATTGAGGCCGCCGTGCGCGGCATCATCGTCGCCAGCATCTACCTTCCCAACGGCAATCCGCAGCCGGGGCCGAAATTCGACTACAAGCTCGACTGGTTCGCGCGGCTCAAGCGCCACGCCAAGACCCTCATCAAGCAGGATCTGCCCGTGGTGCTCGCCGGCGACTACAACGTCGCGCCCACCGAGATCGACATCTATCCGACGCGCTCATGGGACAAGGATGCGCTGATCCAGCCGAAGAGCCGCGCGGCCTTTGCCTCGCTCGTCGCACACGGCTGGTGCGACGCGATCCGCGAGCTGCATCCGGACGAGCGCATCTATACCTTCTGGGACTACAAGCGGAACCGCTGGCCGCGCGATGCGGGCCTGCGGCTCGATCATCTGCTGCTCAGCCCTGCCCTCGCCCCGCGCCTCGCCAAGGCCGGCGTCGACAAGACGGTCCGCGGCGAAGATGGCGCGAGCGATCACGCGCCGGCGTGGGTGGTGTTGCGGTAA
- a CDS encoding SIR2 family NAD-dependent protein deacylase — MDDRSRELADERPTYDVLAGAIRQRRAILFVGAGVSMAVGLPSWQSLIDHLLDDLGLEPGVIDGMHGGYQMLAEYYRLKRGGIGPLRSWLDRNWRVDPEKIAASQLHKLIVELDFPIIYTTNYDRNLETAFDVLGKPYAKISNAKEIASAPAGVTHIIKYHGDFDDDASLVLTETDFLNRLAFDSPLDVCFRADALASTLLFIGYSMSDPNIRLLLHRIWQTWEDSGHRHDRPKSFAFVARHNPVQAAVLANWGITPIAAPDDVTADEGLTEFLREIGKRLDRKTQGEEVDS; from the coding sequence ATGGACGACCGGAGCAGAGAACTCGCAGACGAGCGGCCGACATACGACGTGCTGGCCGGTGCAATACGGCAGCGGCGCGCAATTCTGTTCGTCGGTGCGGGGGTTTCGATGGCCGTTGGCCTGCCGTCCTGGCAGTCGCTCATCGACCACCTGCTTGATGATCTCGGCCTCGAACCCGGCGTCATCGACGGCATGCACGGCGGCTATCAGATGCTGGCGGAGTATTACCGGCTGAAGCGCGGCGGCATTGGCCCGCTCCGCAGCTGGCTCGACCGCAACTGGCGGGTCGATCCGGAGAAGATCGCAGCGTCGCAGCTTCACAAGCTGATCGTCGAGCTCGATTTTCCCATCATCTACACGACGAATTACGACCGCAATCTGGAAACGGCATTCGATGTGCTCGGCAAGCCCTATGCCAAGATCAGCAACGCCAAGGAGATCGCGAGCGCTCCTGCCGGAGTCACCCACATCATCAAATACCACGGCGACTTCGACGATGACGCCTCGCTGGTTCTGACCGAGACCGACTTCCTCAATCGGCTCGCATTCGATTCGCCGCTCGACGTCTGCTTTCGCGCCGACGCGCTCGCCAGCACCCTCCTGTTCATCGGATACAGCATGTCGGATCCGAATATCCGGCTTCTGCTGCACCGGATCTGGCAGACATGGGAAGATTCCGGGCACCGCCACGACCGGCCGAAATCCTTCGCCTTCGTGGCGCGGCACAACCCCGTGCAGGCGGCCGTCCTGGCGAACTGGGGCATTACGCCAATCGCTGCGCCTGACGATGTGACGGCCGATGAGGGCCTCACCGAATTTCTGCGGGAGATCGGCAAGCGCCTCGATAGGAAGACCCAGGGCGAGGAGGTGGACTCATAA
- a CDS encoding NAD(P)-dependent oxidoreductase, giving the protein MGRNDKGIVGFIGIGTMGREMVRNLLVAGHVVRAFDLNEAALSDSVKEGARRATSPADAAQGADIVITMLPDTPHVEATIYGEHGLLKSPPAGKLIVDMSTISPVAVRRIHADLQKTGVSFIDAPVSGGPVGAKNAALSIMAGGDAAAFAQAEPFFRAMGTTITHVGASGAGQTVKLCNQLICGINIQAICEALAFGRASGLDLNLLRKVLLGGSAASWMLDKLGPAMIAGDVSAGFRIDLQLKDLRLVQEQAQALNVPLPGTALVTSQYVDARAHGEGNNGNQALFRVYDRMTNQTTG; this is encoded by the coding sequence ATGGGACGGAACGACAAGGGCATTGTGGGATTCATCGGCATCGGCACAATGGGCCGCGAGATGGTGCGCAATCTGCTGGTGGCCGGCCACGTCGTGCGCGCTTTCGATCTCAACGAAGCCGCCCTGTCCGATAGCGTCAAGGAAGGCGCGAGGCGCGCCACGAGCCCCGCCGATGCCGCGCAAGGCGCCGACATCGTCATCACCATGCTGCCCGATACGCCCCATGTCGAGGCGACCATCTATGGCGAGCACGGCCTCCTGAAGTCGCCGCCAGCAGGCAAGCTGATCGTCGACATGAGCACGATCTCGCCGGTCGCGGTCCGCCGCATCCATGCCGATCTGCAAAAGACCGGCGTCAGCTTCATCGATGCGCCCGTCTCGGGTGGACCGGTCGGCGCGAAGAACGCCGCGCTCTCGATCATGGCCGGCGGCGATGCAGCCGCCTTCGCCCAGGCCGAGCCGTTCTTCCGCGCAATGGGCACGACCATCACCCATGTTGGCGCATCCGGCGCCGGCCAGACCGTCAAGCTTTGCAATCAGCTGATCTGTGGCATCAACATCCAGGCGATCTGCGAGGCGCTCGCGTTCGGTCGTGCCTCTGGCCTCGATCTCAACCTGCTGCGCAAAGTGTTGCTCGGTGGCTCCGCGGCCTCCTGGATGCTCGACAAGCTCGGCCCCGCGATGATCGCGGGCGACGTCTCCGCCGGCTTCCGGATCGATCTGCAACTCAAGGACCTCCGCCTGGTGCAGGAGCAGGCCCAGGCGCTGAACGTGCCGCTGCCCGGCACCGCGCTCGTCACCAGCCAATACGTCGACGCGCGTGCCCATGGCGAAGGCAACAATGGCAACCAGGCGCTGTTCCGCGTCTATGACCGCATGACCAACCAGACCACCGGCTGA
- a CDS encoding FadR/GntR family transcriptional regulator: MELKRAAEGEKGFEKVFAFLRERLLAGSLKPGDRLISERELATLLGVSRPIVREALRALTVLGIVEIRDRIGTVVTRPDVSVLNDFFTFALAQQADMLDDVMQARVAIECQAIRLTCERANIADFERLQRALAKIGETIDEPDAGGMADFEFHRAIVVASHSETLTVLHSSMAGLLTHSHRSRRELVQAFPSMKNYLIDDHRRIFEAIIERDPERADATLRKHFAIGDEYRRRAIVGDIDKTSVSRRSLTNQETD, from the coding sequence ATGGAGCTCAAGCGAGCCGCCGAAGGCGAAAAAGGCTTCGAGAAAGTGTTCGCCTTCCTGCGCGAGCGCCTGCTCGCGGGCTCGCTCAAGCCCGGTGACCGCCTGATTTCCGAGCGCGAGCTGGCGACGCTTCTCGGGGTCAGCCGGCCGATCGTCCGCGAGGCTCTGCGCGCCCTCACCGTGCTTGGGATCGTCGAGATCCGCGACCGCATCGGCACCGTCGTGACCCGCCCTGATGTCTCGGTGCTGAATGACTTCTTCACCTTTGCGCTGGCCCAGCAGGCGGACATGCTCGACGACGTCATGCAGGCGCGCGTCGCGATCGAATGCCAGGCGATCCGCCTCACCTGCGAGCGCGCCAACATTGCCGATTTCGAACGCCTCCAGCGCGCGCTCGCCAAGATCGGCGAGACGATCGACGAGCCGGATGCAGGGGGCATGGCCGATTTCGAATTCCACCGCGCCATCGTCGTAGCCTCGCATTCGGAGACGCTGACGGTGCTGCACAGCTCGATGGCGGGCCTGCTGACGCATTCGCATCGCAGCCGCCGCGAACTGGTGCAGGCTTTCCCATCGATGAAGAATTATCTGATCGACGATCACCGGCGCATCTTCGAGGCGATCATCGAACGCGATCCGGAGCGTGCGGACGCGACGCTGCGCAAGCATTTTGCCATCGGCGACGAGTACCGCAGGCGGGCCATCGTCGGCGACATCGACAAGACCAGCGTCTCACGCCGATCGCTGACTAACCAAGAAACGGACTGA
- a CDS encoding replicative DNA helicase: MALTDSNVLKLAPEPGTPAYRSAPHNIEAEQSLLGAILVNNDAFYRVSDFLEPKHFFEPLHQTIYETAGSLIRMGKIATPVTLKTFLPADTDVGGMTIGQYLARLAAEATTIINAQDYGRTVYDLSLRRDLIGIGEDMVNVAYDAPVDFQPRAQIEDAERKLYELAESGRYDGGFQKFSQALTVAVDLAAKAFQRDGKLSGISTGLRDLDTKMGGLQQSDLIIVAGRPGMGKTSLATNIAYNVAQAYVGELQADGTMKAANGGVIGFFSCEMSADQLATRIVAERTGIPSSHIRRGGITEADFEKIRQVSIELQSLPFYVDATGGLSIAQLMARARRLKRQKGLDLLVIDYIQLLSGSGKRASDSRVQEITEITTSLKALAKELNVPVIALSQLSRQVESRDDKRPQLSDLRESGSIEQDADVVLFVFREEYYLAMKEPRPGTEEHAKWQADMERTAGRAEVIIGKQRHGPTGTVELHFDASVTRFGDLAHDGQIPDRSDY, translated from the coding sequence ATGGCCCTGACTGATTCGAACGTTCTCAAACTCGCGCCCGAGCCCGGAACTCCCGCCTATCGGAGCGCACCGCACAATATCGAGGCGGAACAGAGCCTTCTGGGCGCGATCCTGGTCAACAACGATGCCTTCTACCGCGTCTCCGACTTCCTGGAGCCGAAGCATTTCTTCGAGCCGCTGCATCAGACCATCTATGAGACCGCCGGCAGCCTGATCCGGATGGGCAAGATCGCGACGCCCGTGACGCTGAAGACGTTCCTGCCCGCCGACACCGATGTCGGCGGCATGACCATCGGGCAATATCTGGCGCGCCTCGCCGCCGAAGCGACCACCATCATCAATGCCCAGGACTATGGCCGCACCGTCTACGACCTGTCGCTCAGGCGCGATCTGATCGGGATCGGCGAGGACATGGTCAATGTCGCCTATGATGCGCCAGTCGATTTCCAGCCCCGCGCGCAGATCGAGGATGCCGAGCGAAAGCTTTACGAGCTCGCTGAATCCGGCCGCTATGACGGCGGCTTCCAGAAATTCTCGCAGGCGCTGACGGTCGCGGTCGATCTCGCGGCGAAAGCATTCCAGCGCGACGGAAAGCTGTCGGGCATCTCCACCGGCCTGCGCGACCTCGACACCAAGATGGGCGGCTTGCAGCAGTCCGACCTCATCATCGTTGCGGGCCGCCCCGGCATGGGCAAGACGTCGCTGGCGACCAATATCGCCTACAACGTCGCACAGGCCTATGTGGGCGAACTCCAGGCCGACGGCACCATGAAGGCCGCCAATGGCGGCGTGATCGGCTTCTTCTCCTGCGAAATGTCGGCCGACCAGCTCGCCACCCGTATCGTGGCGGAGCGCACCGGCATCCCCTCCTCCCACATCCGTCGCGGCGGCATCACGGAAGCCGATTTCGAGAAGATCCGCCAAGTCTCCATCGAGCTGCAGTCGCTGCCGTTCTATGTCGACGCGACCGGCGGCCTTTCGATCGCGCAGCTGATGGCGCGGGCGCGCCGGCTGAAGCGGCAGAAGGGGCTCGATCTCCTCGTGATCGACTACATCCAGCTCTTGTCCGGCTCGGGCAAGCGCGCCAGCGACAGCCGCGTGCAGGAAATCACCGAGATCACCACCAGCCTGAAGGCGCTGGCCAAGGAGCTCAACGTTCCCGTGATTGCACTGTCGCAGCTCTCGCGCCAGGTGGAATCGCGCGACGACAAGCGGCCGCAGCTCTCCGACTTGCGTGAATCGGGCTCGATCGAGCAGGACGCCGACGTCGTGCTGTTCGTGTTCCGCGAGGAATATTACCTCGCGATGAAGGAGCCGCGCCCCGGCACCGAGGAACACGCCAAATGGCAAGCCGATATGGAGCGTACGGCGGGGCGCGCCGAAGTCATCATCGGCAAGCAGCGCCATGGTCCGACCGGCACGGTCGAGCTGCACTTCGACGCCTCGGTCACGCGCTTCGGCGACCTCGCGCATGACGGCCAGATCCCGGATCGCAGCGATTACTGA
- a CDS encoding amino acid ABC transporter permease has product MSLQLDFPAVLERWPSFLAGAALTLELAAFATVLGALLGTLAAVGRGTHKRLIAVACTVYVETIRNTPLLVQIFLVYFGLACLGLKFSAFTVAVAALTINVGAYTAEIMRAGFEAIPRGQIEAAEGLALSRLQIYWHIILLPAIEKVYPALTSQFVLLMLASSVCSQISAEELTAVANYIQSDTYRAFETYIIVAVLYVILSLVMRAGFWGLGLVLFPRRRRLGTPL; this is encoded by the coding sequence ATGAGCCTCCAACTCGACTTTCCCGCGGTGCTGGAGCGTTGGCCGAGCTTTCTGGCCGGTGCCGCCCTCACGCTGGAGCTTGCTGCGTTCGCCACGGTGCTGGGCGCCCTGCTCGGCACGCTCGCCGCGGTCGGGCGCGGCACGCACAAACGGCTGATCGCCGTTGCCTGCACGGTTTATGTCGAGACCATCCGCAACACACCGCTGCTGGTGCAAATCTTTCTGGTCTATTTCGGTCTTGCCTGCCTGGGTTTGAAATTCTCCGCCTTCACGGTGGCGGTGGCTGCGCTGACCATCAATGTCGGTGCCTACACCGCCGAGATCATGCGCGCCGGCTTCGAGGCGATCCCGCGCGGCCAGATCGAGGCCGCCGAAGGGCTCGCTTTGTCGCGCCTTCAGATCTATTGGCACATCATCCTGCTGCCGGCGATCGAGAAGGTCTATCCGGCGCTGACCAGCCAGTTCGTGCTGTTGATGCTGGCCTCCTCGGTCTGCTCGCAGATCTCGGCGGAAGAGCTCACCGCGGTCGCCAACTACATCCAGTCGGACACTTACCGGGCGTTCGAGACCTACATCATTGTGGCCGTGCTCTACGTCATCCTGTCGCTGGTGATGCGTGCCGGCTTCTGGGGCCTTGGCCTCGTGCTGTTTCCGCGCCGGCGCCGGCTCGGCACGCCGTTGTGA
- a CDS encoding amino acid ABC transporter ATP-binding protein has translation MQQNPSSEPIVSLRDVQKSFGPLRVLDGVSFAVQRGEVLALIGRSGSGKSTALRCIDRFEKVDSGEIVVCGHRVDRPDVNLRALRQDVGIVFQSYNLFPHLTIEQNITLAPCAVKGMTSSQAKELARKVLAQVGLEEKLHAYPEQLSGGQQQRAAIARSLAMQPKVMLFDEVTSALDPELTAEVLKVIEQLAADGMTMVMVTHEMGFAKGIADRIVFMHRGKVHETGPASILTSPTTPELTQFVGTGNLKS, from the coding sequence ATGCAGCAAAATCCTTCCTCCGAACCGATTGTGTCGCTCCGCGACGTGCAAAAGAGCTTTGGCCCGCTCCGGGTGCTCGATGGCGTCTCCTTTGCCGTCCAGCGCGGCGAGGTGCTGGCGCTGATCGGCCGCTCCGGCTCCGGCAAGAGCACGGCTCTGCGCTGCATCGACCGGTTCGAGAAGGTCGACAGCGGCGAGATCGTCGTGTGCGGGCACCGCGTCGACCGTCCCGACGTGAACTTGCGCGCACTGCGCCAGGACGTCGGCATCGTCTTCCAGAGCTACAATCTGTTTCCCCACCTCACGATCGAGCAAAACATCACGCTCGCGCCCTGCGCGGTGAAGGGCATGACCTCCTCGCAGGCCAAGGAGCTCGCGCGAAAAGTGCTGGCGCAGGTCGGGCTCGAGGAGAAGCTGCACGCCTATCCCGAACAGCTTTCGGGCGGCCAGCAGCAGCGCGCCGCGATCGCACGTTCGCTCGCGATGCAGCCGAAGGTGATGCTGTTCGACGAGGTCACCTCGGCGCTCGATCCCGAGCTCACCGCCGAAGTGCTGAAGGTGATCGAGCAGCTCGCGGCAGACGGCATGACCATGGTGATGGTCACCCACGAAATGGGCTTTGCCAAAGGCATCGCCGACCGGATCGTCTTCATGCATCGCGGCAAGGTCCACGAGACCGGACCTGCGTCGATCCTGACATCGCCGACGACCCCCGAGCTCACGCAATTTGTGGGCACTGGAAACCTAAAATCATAA